A genomic stretch from Terriglobales bacterium includes:
- a CDS encoding electron transfer flavoprotein-ubiquinone oxidoreductase, with product MLIFRKPLENVDRPQMEADVVIVGGGPAGMACALRLSQLIDAHNEKNPSAPLSKENIYVLEKAREIGQHCLSGALLDPRSMRELLPGFEQEAPLDAEVKKEGVYFLTEKGKFKFPITPPPLRDHGNYVISLNRFVKWLGGKVEATGITIFTGFAGSELLFDGDRVTGVRTDDKGVDKRNEKKGNFEPGYDLKAKVTILAEGPRGSLTKQLVGKLGLDKDRNPQTYGVGVKELWEVPSGRIAPGEVLYTMGWPLTSKEYGGAWIYGGKDNVVSLGFVTGLDYPDPRLDPQHVLQSFKQHPWVASLLAGGKMIRYGAKSLPYGGWFAVPPLAGDGWLILGDSAGLLNSQRLKGIHLAIKSGMLAAETAFDAMLAGDFSKAKLASYADRVERSWIKQELWKVRNFHQGFEHGLWHGLFHAGLQQFTGGRGLHARYAATAGHRRLERLKDRPADGGDEKQLLGPFKGDGKLTFDKLTDLYHSGTKHEEDQPSHLIVHDTNICAERCVVEFGSPCQNFCPANVYEMEDAPDAPHGKRLHLNPSNCVHCKTCDIMDPYEIITWVPPEGGGGPNYDGM from the coding sequence ATGCTGATATTCCGCAAACCGCTGGAAAACGTTGACCGTCCGCAGATGGAAGCCGACGTCGTCATCGTCGGCGGCGGGCCCGCCGGCATGGCCTGCGCGCTCCGCCTCTCCCAGCTCATCGACGCCCACAACGAGAAGAATCCCTCCGCGCCCCTCTCCAAGGAGAACATCTACGTCCTCGAGAAAGCCCGCGAGATCGGACAGCACTGCCTCTCCGGCGCGCTCCTCGACCCGCGCTCCATGCGCGAGCTGCTCCCCGGCTTCGAGCAGGAAGCGCCCCTCGACGCCGAAGTGAAGAAGGAAGGCGTCTACTTTCTCACCGAGAAAGGGAAGTTCAAGTTCCCCATCACGCCGCCGCCGCTCCGCGACCACGGCAACTACGTCATCTCGCTCAACCGCTTCGTCAAGTGGCTCGGCGGCAAGGTCGAAGCTACCGGCATCACCATCTTCACCGGCTTCGCCGGCTCGGAGCTCCTGTTCGACGGCGACCGCGTCACCGGCGTCCGCACCGACGACAAGGGCGTCGACAAGCGCAACGAGAAGAAAGGGAACTTCGAGCCCGGCTATGACCTCAAGGCGAAAGTCACCATCCTCGCCGAGGGCCCGCGCGGCTCGCTCACCAAGCAGCTCGTCGGCAAGCTCGGCCTCGACAAAGACCGCAACCCGCAGACCTACGGCGTCGGCGTCAAGGAGCTTTGGGAAGTCCCCAGCGGGCGCATCGCGCCCGGCGAAGTCCTCTACACCATGGGCTGGCCGCTGACCTCGAAGGAATACGGCGGCGCCTGGATCTACGGCGGCAAGGACAACGTCGTCTCGCTGGGCTTCGTCACCGGCCTCGACTATCCCGACCCGCGCCTCGATCCGCAGCACGTCCTGCAATCGTTCAAGCAACATCCCTGGGTCGCCTCGCTGCTCGCCGGCGGCAAGATGATCCGCTACGGCGCGAAGTCGTTGCCCTACGGCGGATGGTTCGCCGTCCCGCCGCTCGCGGGCGATGGCTGGCTCATCCTCGGCGACTCCGCCGGCCTGCTCAACTCGCAGCGCCTCAAGGGCATCCACCTCGCCATCAAGAGCGGCATGCTCGCCGCCGAGACCGCCTTCGACGCCATGCTCGCCGGCGATTTCTCCAAAGCCAAGCTCGCCAGTTACGCCGACCGCGTCGAAAGATCGTGGATCAAGCAGGAACTCTGGAAGGTCCGCAACTTCCACCAGGGATTCGAGCATGGGCTCTGGCACGGACTGTTCCACGCCGGCCTGCAGCAGTTCACCGGCGGCAGAGGCCTGCACGCCCGCTACGCCGCCACCGCCGGCCACCGCCGCCTCGAAAGATTAAAAGACCGCCCCGCCGACGGCGGCGACGAGAAGCAGCTCCTCGGCCCCTTCAAGGGCGACGGCAAGCTCACCTTCGACAAGCTCACCGACCTCTACCACTCCGGCACCAAGCACGAGGAGGACCAGCCCTCGCACCTCATCGTGCACGACACCAACATCTGCGCCGAGCGCTGCGTCGTCGAGTTCGGCAGCCCCTGCCAGAACTTCTGCCCGGCGAACGTCTACGAGATGGAAGACGCCCCCGACGCGCCCCACGGCAAGCGCCTCCACCTCAATCCTTCCAACTGCGTCCACTGCAAGACCTGCGACATCATGGATCCCTACGAGATCATCACCTGGGTCCCCCCGGAAGGCGGCGGCGGCCCCAACTACGACGGGATGTGA
- a CDS encoding electron transfer flavoprotein subunit beta/FixA family protein gives MKILVCMKQVPQKDAPLKLNETGAWIREDVSYEVNEPDAYALEEALRQKEKHGGEVVVITSGPARAQQVLREALAKGADRAIHLEDQAFVSLDAVNTAKAFAAAIKDEQFDLVFTGLQSDDYGFAQTGVVLAELLGWPHSTIIMQIEKADAGIKVKRELEAGFFQFITMPLPAVLSIQSGINKLRYATLIGIKQAKNKPLRKVAFDEVKSALGENMQKIEKLYVPEKTKKTEMLDGPPAEVAKKLAERLKNEVRVL, from the coding sequence ATGAAAATCCTTGTCTGCATGAAGCAGGTCCCGCAGAAGGACGCCCCCCTCAAGCTCAACGAGACCGGCGCCTGGATCCGCGAGGACGTCTCCTACGAAGTCAACGAACCCGACGCCTACGCCCTCGAGGAAGCTCTCCGCCAGAAGGAGAAGCACGGTGGCGAGGTCGTCGTCATCACCTCCGGGCCGGCGCGCGCCCAGCAGGTGCTGCGCGAAGCCCTCGCCAAGGGCGCCGACCGCGCCATCCACCTCGAAGACCAGGCCTTCGTCTCGCTTGACGCCGTCAACACCGCCAAGGCCTTCGCCGCCGCCATCAAGGACGAGCAGTTCGACCTCGTCTTCACCGGCCTCCAGTCCGACGACTACGGCTTCGCGCAGACCGGCGTCGTCCTCGCCGAGCTCCTCGGCTGGCCGCACTCCACCATCATCATGCAGATCGAAAAGGCCGACGCGGGGATCAAGGTCAAGCGCGAGCTCGAAGCCGGCTTCTTCCAGTTCATCACCATGCCGCTGCCCGCCGTGCTCAGCATCCAGTCCGGCATCAACAAGCTGCGCTACGCCACGCTCATCGGCATCAAGCAGGCCAAGAACAAGCCCCTGCGCAAGGTCGCGTTCGACGAGGTCAAGTCCGCGCTCGGCGAGAACATGCAGAAGATCGAGAAGCTCTACGTCCCGGAGAAGACCAAGAAGACCGAGATGCTCGACGGCCCGCCCGCAGAAGTCGCCAAAAAGCTGGCCGAGAGACTGAAGAACGAGGTACGCGTGCTCTGA
- a CDS encoding electron transfer flavoprotein subunit alpha/FixB family protein, with translation MSDTILVVVEQREGKLNRVSWETVTAAQAIAAETGWQLEAAVAGAGIAAIATEVAGKKVAKVYAVESPALAAYTPDAYAHALKQFIEQRKPRLVLMPHTYQVRDFAPKLALSLGKTMIPDCIGFKKSGDKLLFTRSMFQGKFAADVSFAADAPWFATFQAGAFRGDKAEAGASAAPVETVNVDVPAGKIRTQPEAPFKEAKAAVDLTQAEIIVAVGRGIKEQKNLELAKSLAEALGGELAASRPICDSGWLPMDRQIGSSGQTVAPKLYLALGISGAIQHIVGMKGSRSIVAINKDAEAPIFEIADFGVVANLFDVVPPLIEEIKKAKAGA, from the coding sequence ATGTCTGACACCATCCTCGTAGTCGTCGAACAACGCGAAGGCAAGCTCAACCGCGTCTCCTGGGAGACCGTCACCGCCGCGCAGGCCATCGCCGCCGAGACCGGCTGGCAGCTCGAAGCCGCCGTCGCCGGCGCCGGCATCGCCGCGATCGCCACCGAGGTCGCCGGCAAGAAGGTCGCGAAGGTCTACGCCGTCGAATCGCCGGCGCTCGCCGCCTACACGCCCGACGCCTACGCGCACGCCCTCAAGCAGTTCATCGAGCAGCGCAAGCCCAGGCTCGTGCTCATGCCGCACACCTACCAGGTGCGCGACTTCGCGCCCAAGCTCGCGCTCTCGCTCGGCAAGACCATGATCCCCGACTGCATCGGCTTCAAGAAGTCGGGCGACAAGCTCCTCTTCACCCGCTCCATGTTCCAGGGCAAGTTCGCCGCCGACGTCTCCTTCGCCGCCGACGCTCCCTGGTTCGCCACCTTCCAGGCCGGCGCCTTCCGCGGCGACAAGGCCGAGGCCGGCGCATCCGCCGCTCCCGTCGAGACCGTCAACGTCGACGTCCCGGCCGGCAAGATCCGCACCCAGCCTGAAGCGCCCTTCAAGGAAGCGAAAGCCGCCGTCGACCTCACCCAGGCCGAGATCATCGTCGCCGTCGGCCGCGGCATCAAGGAGCAGAAGAACCTCGAGCTCGCCAAGTCGCTCGCCGAAGCCCTCGGCGGAGAGCTCGCCGCCTCGCGCCCCATCTGCGACTCCGGCTGGCTTCCCATGGACCGCCAGATCGGCTCCTCCGGCCAGACCGTCGCGCCCAAGCTCTACCTCGCGCTCGGCATCAGCGGGGCCATCCAGCACATCGTCGGCATGAAGGGATCGCGCTCCATCGTCGCCATCAACAAGGACGCCGAGGCGCCCATCTTCGAGATCGCCGACTTCGGCGTCGTCGCCAACCTGTTCGACGTCGTCCCCCCGCTCATCGAGGAGATCAAGAAAGCCAAGGCAGGGGCCTAA